One region of Brachybacterium saurashtrense genomic DNA includes:
- a CDS encoding alpha-L-fucosidase, translated as MPDTSTWDALPHRLPDWFRDAPLGIFIHWGPYSVPAWAEPTAELGAIESDLGWFAHNPYAEWYFNTIRIEGSPAAEHHRQVHGDAPYDDFLDQWETTAFDPAAWADLFRRAGADYVVPTTKHHDGVTLWDAPGTGDRNTVRRGPKRDLVGEIASAVTEAGLRFGVYYSGGLDWHVRPTEPLVSGEDVNDRCRPRDDEYGKYCSAHVRDLIDRYQPDVFWNDIGWPDENFHFGQGGLGELLEHFYTQRPEGLINDRFAGAHQDFVTTEYQAGEIPEGQPWENCRGVGLSFGYNQVEDAAQYMSAAQAVRHVVDAVSKGGRVLLNVGPRADGSLHELQVAALEGLGEFMAEHKVHLAGSRGLGELRLKGVEWARAVEKDGTCHVFLSGDAGEITVAAQDLPTGFAWPEVGRTVTLAGEENAPVAVSAPAADSAPTAG; from the coding sequence ATGCCCGACACCTCGACATGGGACGCGCTCCCGCACCGCCTGCCCGACTGGTTCCGCGACGCCCCGCTGGGCATCTTCATCCACTGGGGGCCGTACTCGGTGCCTGCCTGGGCCGAGCCCACCGCCGAGCTCGGCGCCATCGAGAGCGACCTGGGCTGGTTCGCCCACAACCCCTACGCCGAGTGGTACTTCAACACGATCCGCATCGAGGGCTCCCCGGCCGCCGAGCATCACCGCCAGGTGCACGGCGACGCGCCGTACGACGACTTCCTCGACCAGTGGGAGACCACCGCCTTCGACCCCGCGGCCTGGGCGGACCTGTTCCGCCGGGCCGGCGCGGACTACGTGGTGCCCACCACCAAGCACCATGACGGCGTGACGCTGTGGGACGCCCCCGGCACCGGGGACCGCAACACCGTGCGCCGCGGACCGAAGCGGGACCTCGTGGGCGAGATAGCGAGCGCGGTGACCGAGGCGGGACTGCGCTTCGGCGTCTACTACTCCGGGGGCCTGGACTGGCACGTCCGGCCCACCGAACCGCTGGTCAGCGGTGAGGACGTGAACGACCGTTGCAGGCCGCGGGACGACGAGTACGGGAAGTACTGCAGCGCCCACGTGCGCGATCTCATCGACCGCTATCAGCCCGACGTGTTCTGGAACGACATCGGCTGGCCGGACGAGAACTTCCACTTCGGCCAAGGCGGGCTCGGCGAGCTGCTCGAGCACTTCTATACCCAGCGCCCCGAGGGGCTGATCAACGACCGCTTCGCCGGCGCCCACCAGGACTTCGTCACCACCGAGTACCAGGCGGGCGAGATCCCTGAAGGGCAGCCGTGGGAGAACTGCCGCGGCGTGGGCCTCTCCTTCGGCTACAACCAGGTCGAGGACGCCGCCCAGTACATGAGCGCTGCACAGGCCGTACGGCACGTGGTCGACGCGGTCTCGAAGGGCGGTCGGGTGCTTCTGAACGTGGGCCCGCGCGCGGACGGCTCCCTGCACGAGCTGCAGGTCGCCGCGCTCGAGGGCCTGGGGGAGTTCATGGCGGAGCACAAGGTGCACCTGGCCGGCTCCCGTGGGCTCGGCGAGCTGCGCCTGAAGGGTGTGGAATGGGCGCGCGCCGTGGAGAAGGACGGCACCTGCCACGTGTTCCTCAGCGGCGACGCCGGCGAGATCACGGTTGCGGCGCAGGATCTGCCCACGGGCTTCGCCTGGCCCGAAGTCGGTCGCACCGTCACGCTCGCCGGCGAGGAGAACGCCCCGGTGGCTGTCTCTGCACCGGCCGCTGACTCCGCACCGACGGCGGGCTGA
- a CDS encoding toxic anion resistance protein has translation MDKLQPPTPEQEITPAEPVQEVEVDDAGAMLPELPEEQQAQLEQRADAWVEQVSQLNPHSQEYTAQVNALGAVARRTFERTSQTSSRFMEQSLRESKEKGNAQESVAKSLSELRTTMEDLAPKEETFADKALGWLPGRNVAKRYFRGFETNQDQLDEVLGALSRGQEMLQKDNAELAVERRSLWEDLGALKKASYLLSLLDERAVRRVEQARAEGKAAEADALERDVLFAVRQRRQDVATQIAVTVQAYLSMGLIEDNNTKLQQGVERARTTTVTALRTAVITAQALENQKIVLDQIDAVNRTTDNLISRTSQMLADNSVKIQKQAATSGVSPETLQKAFDNLFTTMDGIDSFRTQANQNFLTTVTNLEQQVQRAQPYLERMQKEQPEHEQIEQAGTNAMDLLEIEDRR, from the coding sequence ATGGACAAGCTCCAGCCGCCCACGCCCGAGCAGGAGATCACCCCCGCCGAGCCGGTGCAGGAGGTGGAGGTCGACGACGCCGGCGCCATGCTCCCCGAGCTGCCCGAGGAGCAGCAGGCCCAGCTCGAGCAGCGGGCCGACGCCTGGGTGGAGCAGGTCTCCCAGCTGAACCCGCACTCGCAGGAGTACACCGCGCAGGTCAACGCGCTGGGCGCGGTGGCCCGCCGCACCTTCGAGCGCACCAGCCAGACCTCCTCCCGCTTCATGGAGCAGTCGCTGCGGGAGTCGAAGGAGAAGGGCAACGCGCAGGAGTCCGTCGCGAAGTCCCTCTCCGAGTTGCGCACCACCATGGAGGACCTCGCCCCCAAGGAGGAGACCTTCGCGGACAAGGCGCTGGGCTGGCTGCCCGGCCGCAACGTCGCCAAGCGCTACTTCCGCGGCTTCGAGACCAATCAGGACCAGCTCGACGAGGTGCTGGGCGCGCTCAGCCGCGGCCAGGAGATGCTGCAGAAGGACAACGCCGAGCTGGCCGTGGAGCGGCGCTCGCTGTGGGAGGACCTGGGCGCCCTGAAGAAGGCCTCCTACCTGCTCTCCCTGCTGGACGAGCGGGCGGTGCGCCGCGTGGAGCAGGCACGGGCCGAGGGGAAGGCCGCCGAGGCCGACGCCCTCGAACGGGACGTGCTCTTCGCCGTGCGGCAGCGCCGCCAGGACGTCGCCACCCAGATCGCCGTCACCGTGCAGGCCTACCTGTCGATGGGGCTGATCGAGGACAACAACACCAAGCTCCAGCAGGGCGTGGAGCGGGCGCGCACCACCACGGTCACCGCGCTGCGCACCGCGGTGATCACCGCGCAGGCGCTGGAGAACCAGAAGATCGTGCTGGACCAGATCGATGCGGTCAACCGCACCACCGACAACCTCATCTCCCGCACCTCGCAGATGCTGGCGGACAACTCCGTGAAGATCCAGAAGCAGGCCGCGACCTCGGGCGTCTCCCCGGAGACCCTGCAGAAGGCCTTCGACAACCTGTTCACCACGATGGACGGCATCGACTCCTTCCGCACCCAGGCCAACCAGAACTTCCTCACCACGGTGACGAACCTGGAGCAGCAGGTGCAGCGCGCCCAGCCGTACCTCGAGCGGATGCAGAAGGAGCAGCCCGAGCACGAACAGATCGAGCAGGCCGGCACGAACGCGATGGACCTGCTGGAGATCGAGGACCGCCGCTGA